In Miscanthus floridulus cultivar M001 chromosome 19, ASM1932011v1, whole genome shotgun sequence, the DNA window taaaacaagaggcactttctcctactagttttgctatcgtctctctcgatctttagtgaaacccgaccctagcaatggcaaggggtcaggcctcactcaggggctgataagggtatatatataccctttctgaaatagttgTCATGCCCGACCCCTTCCTCATGATAAAaatctagaggcaaggtttgcggaaatgaaggactgagtaaggctggtcggactacaagaaacctacgccctagcggctacggcactcttgcttaccagcgtaatcagagtttctcacccacacctcgagctctatggtcttaacaataggaagggttggaacacattaacccctttttacacacaaaaaggaagaaagaacaaagttgttcaaatgaaataacaagtttgtttaaacaaAGCACAAGGGTCGGAACTTGTCTGCTTATTACAAGAATGATCGCctgacctatttaactaactagcccctctgagGGAGAACAATGCCTTCTATCCTATCCACCAggtcctatgaaaggggagccactatcgttccatctcctctagcttgtGGACTTCATAGCTGGGCATGTAGCCgtggctcatcgcctctagatcgatgccttggctccctatttgttgtatgccctgacccttggtgctccataatcAAGGTCAGTCAGGAGGATGGCCTCAAAACCATAGACGATGAAAAATgttgtgtagccggtggcccggctggggtTCATCCTCAGGCTTCAAGTACCACGGGAAGCTCCGTGGCCTatcgtccgccaaacttgttcaaccggttgaagatcctaggcttgaggccttgtaggaccatccCGTTATCACGCTCAACCTGCCTGTTCATGCGGGGGTGCACCATGGTGGCCCAATTGAtgcagatgtggtattcatcgtagaattggaggaacttctttctagtcaAGTGCATgctgttgtctgtgatgatggagttcgggaccccaaagtgatggatgatgtcgaggaagaacagcatggcctGCTTGAACTTGATTACAGAGATCGGtcgggcctctatccactttgtaaacttgtctacggtgacaagcaagtgggtatagcccctgggtgctcttttgagaggttcaactagatcgagccctagaccatgaacgaccacgtgatggggatcgtctggagcgcttgggccggtaggtgggtctaccaagcgtagtactgacacccttcgtaggtgcacacAATCTGTTTGGCGTacacctatagaaatagtactctacGATCTCCCAGGCATGACAGAACTCcatgcagtgttgtaggcgccaacattttcccctacagtattgtgggcgccattaactcccatatggtaaggctcccccacatgcctctaggcatcgatagtgttgtgggcatcgaCATTTACcctaccaggcgaacatggtaaaaaccctTGCATGCCTCCAAGTATCGatagtgtggcaggcaccgacgtctgccaaacccaaagaagacaacacaacctcccatgtgcatctgacattcaacagtattgtgggcgcctaccatcatcctgtacccaccacCATTGGAAACtaggcttagtagcatacgtactctctccctctcacttgtaaggccatccccttcatctataaaaggggatgcgtgcTCTCCCAACAGATTCATTCGGATCTATGagttcactagtccacaacaACATAACCtctaggttcaaaccacgagcacaagctcaaacacttagcgcatAGCGAGGCTCTCGTCAGTCTTGGTTCCTCTGACCAGAGTctaaccgaacctcttgtaccccccatctttctccttctcgtttgtaaccccactgcaaactttgagcacctgggctcaggaataaagacaccgaccaactcaaactggacatagggcatgttgcatgaaccagtataaaccctgtgtcattgagtactaggccaccttcaatcacaatgtacggcaatactacaaatatttacttgttggtcactttctgcaccgatagttggcgctgtctgtggggaagacgttgtacgttcaacacttttggtcatcggatggcccacttttccgccaccttcgccatggcgggctcaagcgatactactcgcttcggctcactagagtttcccacactcccacctgttgggatatgggttccacccgtcttcgagccatcccaggccttcctttttggaagcctagacttcgtcgccgaccggctcggcatactacacctcagcgaggaggcactcgttccggcGCACATCAAGAGGGCGCCCACCATTGGCTCTGggacgcacgatgacttcaacaacaaggcatctgtgcttcattccaagcaaactctctgctgaaaccccattgtgagtaatatgcatactgttatttactctctatttactatctcccaccgattatccggagggaccgtatTGACCGCACCACGAATATCGTACGATCGGtttccctatggcctcgcatcccccatGGACGCGTGCGCTTAGAGGCTCCAAAAACGCTGCCGccatcccctctcacatccaaattcatgggaatggcgagctatgctcctaccactttccacgaactcctgaatgacgagggtgagagcgatggctctagcatcggcgatgtggcacctagccaccatctgtcctaggagtgcactatggtgGATGCTCCGAGACAGCCGCCTGTGGTTGCGGAGTctgtgtagactcacaccccttcggaccAGCATGCGGGGGCCCTCATGTTTGCACAAGAGCGCaccgaggaactacgacaacagcggtagaaccagccgccgcctACCCCAGCGTGCTCGATGTGGCACATTGGGCCCCATGCACATGACCTGGCGggcggcgcccggggtcacgcccgctaggtccaacacaacatcatgaacgaggggaacgatcccccactaTTCACTCAGGCTAGCTAGAACATTGCTGCTGtgacaatgcttctgcgcggtgttcccaagcccgtcgacccccaggagcgggcggtctactAGAACCTCCGAGTGCTGGTAGAAGTCATCGTCGTTCAACAGGCAgaaagctccgcatcgcgactccgacacgcgccctctctccccatcggGGGAGTGGGGATGCGCCAAATGGATCGCTCCATCTGCTCGCCACTACAGCCGCCAAGTGCGGCTCGAGAGGCGGCGGTGGCACCATGGTCCGACCTAGCGCCTGCTCTACACCGACCGTTGGTACGCGAATGGCCCCATTCGCACCAagatgctcgcagcgtcatcagcaaccgacatcaggcccggcatgatgatgatgtccaccgaGCGGCGATGAGGGTAGGTGACATAGGTctcggccaaaccatcgaggggagcggtgaaacgcgccaCAAGGATGGCTACCGGCCAGACtatcggagtcccagccctgagggcctaggaccacgggcctttgatcAGCGTATCTAGAGAGCGCCATTCCCACAGCGCTATCGACCAcgcaccaacatcaccaagtacaccagggagacaaaccctagtatttggcttgaagatttttggctcgcctaccgagccggaggggtggatgatgactatttcatcatttagtatctccccatctgtgtgggggaacatgttcaggcatggGTTGAAATCCTCCCACACGACAACATccatgactgggcggacctcaagagggtcttcatcggaaatttccaggggacgtatgtctgccctagaaactcctgggacctcaagagctgctagcaggagcccagtgagtccctatgggattacatccataggttctcccaatgatgcaactccctccatgATGTCGTCAACATCGACGTCattagcgcattcctctctaggacgacctgtaagtccctgatccacaagcttggctgcctgaagccccgttCCACCTGTGACCTATTCGACGtcaccactaaccatgcctccggtgaggaggcggtcagagcagtCCTCAacggaggccaggacaaaggcaaggccaagcgcatggaccaagacgagggcccctccacatagaggggcaagaagaacaaaaaggatcggtgcCGATCGGACAACACCGTGTTGGTCATCGCggctgatcacatgggcaagtagccccaacagggactgcttgaccacttcaacaagctcatggacagcccatgcaccaaccacgcctacctcgTCAaatacctctacaaggactgcgagctcctcaaacatttcctatgataggccggtgggccaaaagaaggagacgacaaagaggcggcagccaagaaaagAGGTGCGGCGGGCAAGGATGGAGATGACTTCCtcaaccctgaggaatgcatcatgattttCAATGGATCCAACACCATCTGgtccaagcgctagcacaaggttcgctatagggaggcatacgtcgccgagatggccgtcccctccttcctcagctggtcggaatccccgatcaccttcgattagatggaccatccctcccacatcacaagaccagGATATTACCCgctcgtcgttgaccccatcatccgcaagaagcgcctcaccaaggtgctaatggacagaGGTAGCGGggtcaacatcctctacatcgacacccttgatgccatgcgcatcccccagtCAGAACTCTgcctagcgggctctcccttccatggggtgatcccaggagcgcaggcatacccgctcgagcAGATCGACCTTcccatcatgtttggcaaccgagccatcttccgctcggaggtcctcacctttgaagtggtggactttctagggtcctaccatgccatcttagggtggccatgctacaccaaattcAAGGCAATCCcctactacacctacctcaagctgaagatgctaggaccgaatGGTCTCATCACTATGAGCAGTGCCTTTTCGCATGCCTTCACGTGTGAccgcgagcattttgagctcaccaccGTGGTCATCAACTCGTCTGAGCTTCCGCGGCTCGGGGAGtcgtcgaccc includes these proteins:
- the LOC136525892 gene encoding uncharacterized protein, with product MDHPSHITRPGYYPLVVDPIIRKKRLTKVLMDRGSGVNILYIDTLDAMRIPQSELCLAGSPFHGVIPGAQAYPLEQIDLPIMFGNRAIFRSEVLTFEVVDFLGSYHAILGWPCYTKFKAIPYYTYLKLKMLGPNGLITMSSAFSHAFTCDREHFELTTVVINSSELPRLGESSTPAVLDYNKPNSSMAFHPLEETKVVGIDPTNPTKMVWIGTQLPAK